TCTCCTCTACCCAAAAGGCTACCCTCCTGCTCCGCCTCCTTAAGTGACAAACAGGTTCTATAGACAAAGTTCCAGGCATCTCAGACTTCAGTCGTCGGCCGAGCTCGTTTGAAACGACGCTGCTTTGTTCTTAACTCAtcgattttactttttatttgtgttatcCAATCAGGTTTGATTTCACTGAAAGTTTACTACTCGAAGCCACCGACAATGAGGTTCAACACCCTCTGCTCCTGCTTACTTGTGTTGGCGGCCGTTAAGGCCCATCCTGAAGGCTCCTGGAAATGGGAATCCTCGGGACAATCTACCACAGTGGCTCCTACAGTTCAACCAGCCACCGAGAGTTCCCTCCACCTCTCAGTTGCTGGTAACAGAATCCCcagtcaaaattaattttaaaactgtCAATCTTAACAACTATTTTGTAATTAGATGAGCAAGGTAAACTTCCGTCCACTGCCGATCACGAACACTCGGAAAGTTCCAGCATTGACGATGTTGAAACGGCTGCCGATGCCATTATTCATTCAACCAGAACCGGTAAAGTGATCAACACTTACGAGGCCTTTTATGAAGATCCTTCCATCCAGAAGGCTCTGCAAGAAGGAAAAGATACCGAAGCTCGAACTTACATCAAAGAGAAGCTTTGTAAACTTGGCCTGGCCAAAGAGGTGTGTAATTCTTTTACTTTCGTATTTAAATGTGTGTGTTCATTCGATTGTAATCTCggacattttccttttctagtGCGCCAAAGTTGGTGGTAAATCCTACGGACCCGGCGGCTTTAATGGCCTCGGTGGTTTTAATGGTGGTGGAATCGGTATCGATCCTAACATTGTTTCCTATGTCCAGCCTGTGGCCATTGTTCCAGCAGGGGCTCCTATTGCTGCAGTTCCACTTGGTCTGGGCGCTGGCGGCCATTTCAAGCAACACGGAAAAGGCCAAGTTGGCAAAGTTAAAGGCTACggagctcctcctcctcctagcTATGGAGCCCCATCTCTTCTTCCGCCCAACACTTATGGCGCTCCTGGACTTGGCGGTTTCGGCGGACTGGGTGGTTTGGGAAGTCTTGCTCCTCCCCCCATTCCTGCATCTCTCCCACCCGCACCTGTCCAGCACATCCATCATCATACAAACGTCGGTGCTCCTCAACTCATTCCTGGTCCTTACAACGCTCCTCCACCTCTGCCACCCATTTACAAATCACCTCCTTCATACAATCCCGCTCCTCCGGCTTACAATCCTCCACCCAGGCCATCGTATAGCAATCCAGCTCCCGTTTACAACCAAGCTCCATCTCGCCCGTACAATCCAGCTCCCATCCAGCCGTACAGCAACGGAGGCAACAGCTTTGCTCCACGTGACCAATGTGTCTGCGTTCCTGCCGCCCAGTGTCCATCCTACGATGTTATCGGCCGCGTTGCCGACTACGCCATTGATCCTCGCTCCAAATTGAATTCAACCATCGTTGCGGATGAAGGTGACATTGTCGTTGTTCAACAAGCAGAAGGACGACAATTGGCTTCCGGATCGACCAAAGAATcgactcgtcgtcgtcgccagaGCGGCCACCACAGACAGACAATCGTCGGAGACGATTCCATTACTACTATTTCATCCGACTCTTCCGCTTCTCAAAATCCGATTCAATCCCCATTGAATCCTCCTTCCGGCGGAGCTTCTCCCATTGCTCCCATTGCTGAATTTCCCGCTGCCGGATCCGATCCTGCTGATTTAGAATCAATCAGCGTTGACGCTGCTGGTTCCGCTCCTGCCGCTGATGGCTCTGCTCCTGGGCCGATTGGTTCCGTTCCTGTCGGTGCTCCTCCTACTGTTGGAACTGTTGGTGCCGTTGGTGCAGTCGTAAGTTGATTTTTCAACTATTAAATGAacattttcgtaatttttaCTCGACAACTTTTGCGTTGATGACGACATTGACAAAATCGAcccgatccttttttttcttacctccttacaattttttcctcctttttggcTCAAAAGCAAACAGCTCTCCTTCAAGTTGCACATCTGTTTCTGTCTCGATTCAGGGAGGTAGTCTGTTGAGCGCTCTGAAAAAATTCATAGAGCCAACGTTCGGTGTTTCGTTTGGCCTCCCGGGTGGCGCTTTCGGCGGTGGCTATCCGCTGAATCCGCTGGGTACCAATCCGGTGGTCAATCCATACGGCGGAGCCATTGGCGGCGACGGAGTCAATTTCGGCTCTTTCAATGTCAATCCGCTTGTGTCGCTACAGCTGGGCAAGGGCGAGTCGGGTAAAAAATTCAGACCGCTAGTCAATTTTCACATTACTCCCAGTGCTGAGAAATTAGCCGAAAAAGGTCTGATTGGTCCTGGAGGTGGGGTCGGTGGATTCGGCGGGCCGGGTTTAGGTGGATTCGGTGGAATTGGGCCGGGTGTAGGTGGACTCGGCGGTCTGGGTGGATTTGGTGGGCTGCCTTTCCGGCAGTTGACCAATgacggacaacaacaacagcaaacaaACGACAATTCCGGACTAACGTTCAATAATAACCAAAGTCCAGTTTCAGCAGTGTCATCTAATAATTATTACAACTTTGACAATGTGAAACAAGGCGGCTCTTCGGAGCCTTTTCGATTCGCTGAAACGACCTACGGACAGTCGCACTACAGTCAAAGCCCATCAGAGTCGATCAATAATTATTACCATGACGTTGTCAAACAGGGAGGCTCAGAGGAGCCGTTCAGATTTGCCAGTTCATCAGCCAACGCCATTAGACCGCTGAGATCGGCCCGAGATGGGCGTTACGGAGAGGAGGCCCCGTTGAACCTGGGCGAGGTTGGACAAGGACTACAAAGAGTGGGTCTGGCGTCCGATGAAGCTTCTTTCAAGACCCATCACTATGAaaagagttttaaaaaagcttTCGGCAAAGGCTACGGCTACGGTGTCCCCTACCCAGTTGCTACACCTGTCGCCGTCCCTCAACCCTACGGAGTCCCTTACGCTGTGCCTCAACCCGTTCCAGTCGCCCAACCCTACGCCGTCCCGCAACCCGTTCCCGTCCAAGTCCCCGTCATCCAACACGTTCCCGTCCAAGTTCCTGTCCAAGTTCCAGTCCGAGTAGAAGTACCTGTCCACGTTCCGGTCCGTGTTGAAGTCCCCGTCCGTGTTGAAGTGCCTGTACCAGTGGCAGCGCCATACCCAGTCCCTGTACCTTACGAGCAACCGGTTCAGGTTCACCAACATTATCACCACCAACACCATGTCCCTCCACCGGCACCTTATTTCCCACCCAAAGCGTCCAACTACCGACCCCATCCGGGAGTATACGGCTCGCCCACGTACGGCTATAGCGGCCCGGTGCCCAGCTTCTCTTCAGCGGTGGCCAGCTACGGGCCGACGCCTTATTCAAACTCGGGAGGGAAGGAAACGTCTTACTCGGGTCAAGCGCAGGATAATTACCCGACGGCGCAGGTGCATACAGCAACTGGGTACGATTCAGTCACGGTACACGCCGCACCCAATCACAATAATAACGACTACGCGTTCCGTGACACGTCAAACAATGGCCAGCCAAAGACTCGAACCAGCGGAGTCCGATTTGTCGATTCTCGTTCGGGTGAATCCGATTCGTCCTCCTCTCCAGCTGCATcctccacttcttcttcttcttcttcttcgtcagcCGTTAAGTTTGAGCATTCCAAGCGGAAGCGATCCGCCCAGAAACAAGATTTCGTTGAAACAGAAACAGACGCAAGCCAACCAGAAGTCGTCGAGGAGGAGGTAAGGTGGCTCCACCCTTTTTGGCCTCTCATCTAAGAGACGTGCAAATTATGTTCAACCGGTGCTGgataatggaaacaaaaacgcTATTCATgtgggtttttaaaaaagcgtGGAACTCATCAAAATAACGCCATCCAATGAAAACTTAATGGCGGGATCTTTTAATGAAATGTTGCATTATAACTcggatcaaacatttcaaaggaATCTTTCGCTTATTGTGGCTAACTTTGtaacaaacaattaatttaGAATTTGCGGTGTGGCTCTTGATTGAACTCACCTTCTAAACCATCGATACGAAAGTCACACTGCAGTTCaacgtgtttatttttatggggTGTGCTCACTTGATGCGAAATCGAAAATCTAGGAGCCTCCTTCTAACCTCgacattttgtttgattttgtacCGTGCATGCGGACACTTGTCtccaaattgaattatttttttattttttcaactacTAAACACCAAATCAGTTTTCATCTACAGAAAGCTGCTGTTTAAAATCATACGGAAGGGACGACTGTTTGACGACACAACCGACTACCAACAACATAatatttccatttcatttccaatcaattttaaatgtttgctaacaattttctttgacGTGTTGACTCTCCAGGCAAGAGATGCTCGCCAACTCGGCGGAGGCTCTTATTCCGGCGGATTCCCAACTTGCAGTTACTCCCAAGTGTGCTGCCGATCCTCACCGGCTGCTAACCGATACTCCAACGGAGCTGCCCCCGGAACTTGCGGACGTAGAAACCCGCAAGGCATCAACGGTCGCATCAAGACTTTGCCTTACGCTGACGGAGAAGCTGAATTCGGCGAATACCCATGGTAATGATTATCTTGTTGGTGATTTAGATTTCCGTTCAatgattaaatttgaatttctaatTCCGCAGGCAAGCGGCTATTTTGAAGAAAGATCAGTACGATAACGTCTATGTGTGTGGAGGTGCTCTGATTGGACCATCTCACATTCTCACTGCCGCTCATTGCATTAAAgggtatatttttttaaattagatatTCGATCAAAATTGTTTGATTATATTAATTTTCTCATACAGAAATGCTCCCGGAGAATTGCGAGTTCGTTTGGGCGAGTGGGACGTCAATCGCGAATCGGAATTTTATCCGCATATCGAAAAAGATGTTATCTCCGTCCTCATTCATCCGGAATACTACCCAGGCAACCTCTACAATGATATCGCCATCGTCAAGTTTGAAGGATCCGTCGACTTTGGTTACAAGTATGTAACCCCctatttcattacttttaattaattgttttacttaATTTGACTTTGTACTTTAGTCCACACATTGCTCCGGCCTGCGTTCCCCCAAGATACCAGGACTTTACCGGCTCCCGCTGTTGGGTTACCGGTTGGGGTAAGGACGCATTCGGCACTGGTGGAAAATATCAGAACATTCTAAAGGTAATGAGAAAAGTTACACAACAGTTTGAGTAGAGataatcatttgtttttttacttgatgAAAATAGGAAGTGGACGTACCCGTAGTTGGCAATGTCGAATGTGAGAACAAACTGCGCCGTACTCGACTCGGGTTCGACTTCAAACTGCATTCCGGATTCCTCTGCGCCGGAGGTGAAGAGGGAAAAGATGCCTGCAAGGTATGTTATAGCCTTTGATTACAATTTAATTGGGAGCCTTAATTCAACGCTATTTTTGCGCAACAGGGTGATGGTGGCGGCCCATTGGTGTGTGAAAGCCAAGGTAGCTGGTTCTTGGCTGGCCTCGTCAGCTGGGGTGTCGGCTGTGGTCAATACGACACACCCGGCGTCTACTCCAAGATTTCCGAATACTCCGACTGGGTCCAAAAGAATCTAATCTATTAATTTTAACGTGAGTTCATCACCCCTCGTAACTTTATATTATTAATAAGCGGCGACGACGAAAACtaagaaatatttaaacacaacaacaacaaaaatatgtcACCAGTTTATCATTAATTTGACTAGTGCTGTTTATATACTTGCGAATCACCCCCGTTTCTCACTTTATACCATTTAGATGACCTTTAGACATTGATAGTCGATAATATTAGTGTTTTATATACATATCTTTTGCTCCCCCTGATGATGTTTCTCAAAACTGTGTGTGCTACACTGCTGTTGGAGGCTGTGTAACCCCTCTGTAGCGGCTGAGCCGCCCCTTATAAATACACAAAAAGATGCTTGAAATGAATATCTGATTAATTCGTCCCTCAATGTGGTAATGCGAATTTAATTAGGCTTATAAAATAAGACGGTGATTAGTGATGGCAATCACAACCAAGGGTTGATAAAGGTAGCATGCACAGTAGTTTTGGTAGTTCTCAGTGATTAAATTGGGACTGCAAAATTGTGCATGGTCATGGTAGAATTACGGTGCATGGTAACATTGTGAAATACGGTTGAGTGTTATAATCAAAGGAACCAGATGCATTTGGTTGGAGAAAATCAACCGAGAAAACGAGTTCTCTATTGAAATGagcgaaataaaaatggttccCTCAAGAAATTCGTTGATTATTGTACACTGCGGGAAATTCCCTGCATGAATAAAATTGAGCATTACATCAGGTTATCCAGTTGAATCCGCATTTTAcagaaaatattttcacaTCGTTTTTTTGGAGTTTGCCCATGTATAGTTTCGATTTATTCAAAGCAGGTAAAAGCAGATAGCCTATTCCATGGGAAAACACTGTCGTCATTTTGTTTGAGTTgtcataaaaatgtttctcaGAAGTTTTTACTTCTAATGGAGTGAAAATGTTCTGCTctcaatttctaaaaaaatgtgtCGTGTTTGCgttatttgaattaaaacaacggcATAACAACATCCGTGAAAACTGAAAAGCAGTGCGGTGGATGGCACCTATCCCTTCAATATAACGGTATATTATTAGGGTACCTCAGGTAatcataaaaatgtaaaataaaatttgacaggTATTGAGAAAGCCATTTTCACGTGAATCTGGTTCAATTTTGGCACGAAATGTcgaaatttcagaaaaaagaaagcgcCAAAAAAGGAGGATGACTTATTCGTAACTGTTACCAAAATTAGCCTATATAAACAATACGGGAATTTCCCCGACTATGTTTGACTACTTATTTGGCAATATAGCGGCGAAATCGTGCTTACATGTTTCACAGGTTCGTTAAACCTTACGTGTATACCCTGGAGAGAAAAATTACGATATCCCAAAGTTGCTGGTTACCAAACAAGTTCAAACGCCATTATAGTGCTGTGGTGCTTTTGCGAAGTGGGTTGCAATTTGAAAGTAGCTCTTGTCAAATTAGAACATCAGTTGGGTTGGCAATCACCAATCAAACTGCATTCATAATTCAGTTCAACAAGACGACAGGAATTTTCCCAAAAAAGGTAATAAGCATTGAGGTTTTGGTTCTTTTTAATGAAGAAACTTACCCGCCATCCGcaagtgtgtgtgttaaaCTGTACGTCGGCGAACCCACGATCAAGAATGAGATACTGCCAAAGGCTGCATGTTCAAATTTTGCTGATGACTTGGATAATCCATACGCCGGAGATAGAGTTAATTTTGGCTCGTTCAATGTCATTTCAATTGTGTCGCAACATCTGTGCAAGGGCGTCTAAATccactttcactttttgaGTTAAATAAATTAACCGGAGAAGTTATGAACGGCCCTGAACCATTTGAATCGGTATAGGACTCGCACGACCTTAGGCCATGAAATGTCTCCAGGATTAAGGTAAATTTGATAGGTTTTGGATTTCGTAACAGCCGAGCCAGCTAAAACAGGTTTACTGGGAAGTGTCATAGATGAAAAGAACGATCTGGCAACGAGGCCGAAAAAGGTAAGGATATGTCAGAGGGCAGCGCAGCAGTGTTGGATTAGATTTCGAGAAAGAATCAAGAAGTAAACGGGCGAGTCTTGTAACCTCATCTGAGAACCCGTTAGAGTACTCAAATTCTTAGCTAAACCCCTTTAAGACTGGCTTTTCATGcagtttcttttaaatatatgTTGGCATACGCATTATGCTGTGCGTCATTCCCCAGTGCTCATTCTAACGTCAACATCCTCTCCcaatttcttttcagtttCGGAACACACATTATTCAGTTTTTGTTCAGCAAACGGTTCAAGTTCACTAAACCAATTGCCAACATAATTACGCTCACCAGCTACTCCTCTCCGCCCCAATATTCCGATTTGGGAACGAATCACTGAAACGCTGGAAGCTGTCGAACCACGTTCTCAATTGGAAGAAGATTGTTAGTGGAACAAGCCAAATAGGATTTATTCGTGAATCACTTGACTTTTGGCGATAATCTAGATTCCCGGAGAAAGAAATAATGGTCGACATAGAACcagatattcttctttttcttcttcctcgtctGTCGTCTGCTCAGAAGAAACACGTTACTCAAGGAGAAAATAATGGAACCGTATACCAATCAAAAACCTGCAAATTAAGGTgagctattttctttttttttctcttgtctaTTATGTGAAACATATACTAGTGCAGAACCGAGTGCGACGATATTGTATACGTGACGTCTTTTGTGACACGTGTAACAAGGATCGAGGTAGAAGCTCTGAAAGGGTCATCGGACCAAAGTTGTTCTATTAGAATTTTATAGGTAGTGATCATTTAAGGGGTCGGACTCGAGAAAAATATGCTGTCAGGTGAtaacaatttatttccaaGCGAAACGTTGctgaattttaaggcgaaatCAACTTAACAACGAAACGGAGGTCATCCATGGCCTTGTTCGTTTCTTCATTCCATTTCCTTATCAAGGTTGCATCGCAATTTTAcatgtttccctttttgcttGTAATAACTGAGATCAATGAGGGTTACGAAGAAAAATTATGCACGCCTTCTTTTGCTGTCGTTAAATGTTGTGATGTACCCCAGGGCAAGGGCagggggaaacaaaacaatttccaGCTAACATCAAAGGTCACATCAGTGTTATTAGTTTAGCTTTTTTAATAACGCCAATGGCTTGAATCTTGATGGTCGTTATAACTGTTAAGATCTCTTGATAACGAAATGTGAAAcggacattttaaatttataattgCACTTCAAACAAGTATACTCAATCTCCTGTATAATTGTGACGATGCCCTTCACGTTTAAACAGGACGTTCACCTCCTTCAaaagaaagccaaaaaaagacTGTGATGACTTACGGTTTTCCTCATTACCTTTCGGGAATTTCCCCAACATAACTGAAGGCATGTCTTAAGTAGTCATGAAAAAGTCGGAATATATTAAAGGCTTTGTGTAATCATATCATAAAATGTTTTGCCCAGAGCTGCCAAACCCCAAAGGATAGTTCTTTTTTAAGGAAATTAGAAATTACCATAGTATATCTTTCGTATCCATGTTTAGGTATAGCGTCCGTAGCGCCAAGAACCGGTTTGCCAATTGACTTTCTATACTAGTGTATTTTTTCCAGATATTTACCTGCGGGTTCCTATAGAACTTGTTGTAGTCGTCGCTCGAGCTTCAGAGTGAACGCTTTGGCAGTTGCATACGCTCCCATGTCTTCGTTTCGTTCGTGTTCACCGCCTTTGTGTTTTGAAAGGGTCGGGTCACCGAGTGAAACCGCTCAGGTGACAGATGTGGACCAGACAAATCCAACAGGTCTTGATTTCAATCCTTGCTGGTCGTCTTCGAATTCGCTCAAGTTTGTCCACAATCCCGTTCCGACAGTTAACACCAAACGAGTTCCGAATATAGAAATTAAAAGCGTGACGTCAGCAGCACCTGCCGCCGTCGACGGAAGTAATGGACAGACTATGTCAAAGCTATCATCCGTGGTCAAACGACTCTCAACGGAGGTAAGTATTTTGCAcctcttttaaattaaaaatagcgCCCACGATCTAATTAGAACTGGATTTAATTTGGAAGGAGTTGGAGCAAATGATACAAAACCAGCTAGGGAAAGTTATCGATGGACATCGATACACCAATTGGCTGCGCAAGCAGGTAGACGAAACTGACGTCCAGATGGCTAAATATAAAAACCGGATTGAAGTGCTCCAAAAACACGTAATACATCTGCCATTGCCATGCACttcaatctctttttttttctttttggttgcatatttattgatttgatttgcggTAATAGGTGAACGATCTGTCCGCCGTCATCCAAAAGCATATGCAAAATTCAGACGAGTCCGGCAGCACTCCACCCATGAAGATAACCAGGAACGTCGGACTTCAAGTTCGCGTTAAACAGAAGGACAGCGAACTTTGCAATGAGAGCTGTCAGGTATATAGTATGATGTGGACAAAGTCTACAGCAAATTATCTTGTTATTCTTCTAGCCGGCTAACTTGCGCGTGCGCCCTTGAGAATTTGACATTGAGATTTCTTATTTATCTTACACCAAATCCATATAAAGTCGTACCGAGTCGTACaaggtttttcaattttttttttttttttttttcgaaaggtTTTTTCGaaaggttttttgtttgttttcgagTTCGATATACCGGTTTTTGCtcataaaacaaaatcagTGCTCATTTGTTACTAACTAGATGAAACCTCGTTGTATATAacttaaaaaagatttcttctaTATTATACGGGATTGGATACGGGATATTGTACGGGCTAAATGTTTTGACCAAAAACGAAAAGTTTCGAAGTGAGGATGATataatgttaattttttttaaatcgcagGTTGAACTATTATCGGACGACAGTGAACAATTCACAACAACAGAGGATCTTCCAGAATTAACAATGCTGCAGCAACAACATTCATCGCAAAATTCGGATGGGGACAAATTGTGCGGATCTAAGAAATCGGACGTCGTTCCCAAGGAATCAGAtcagaaatcaattgaaattgatttgacCTTATCTGATGGCGACGAATCGCCGAGTAATAATGGATGCGTTGTCACCGGTTATGGGACTTCACTATCGACTGAAGAAGTTGCCAGCCGCCACGGTTCACCAGACGAGCCAATAGTTGGTGATTGTAAACCTGatagcattttaaaaaaggcagACGACTTATCAGGTTTTCCCGGTTTACCTACTCCACCTTCATACTTTCCTCCAATGGACATTACATCGAATGGCAGCATGATTTCATCTATGAAGATATTTTGTCCTTCCTCAAGTAAAATTATTCCGTCGTTCAAACCAACGACAATGGAAAGTGAATCACCTACGTCTGGTTATCCGTCTGGAACTTGGCCATCGACAGCCAATTCTTCGGTTGGATTTATCGACGCAAATCCACCTAAATCTAGACCTCCGCCGTTGATTTCTGCATTTGGAAGTCATTCAGCCGGCCCGTCCGGGGTCCACCCGAAGAGTCCTACTTGCGGATcgcattcaaattttgaacggAAGCGTCGGTTACCGTGCAGCATTACATCGGTTAATGCTTCGACCATAGCATCTGTGGAACAACATAACAAATTAATGTTTGTATTTACACGCGattacaattttaattttaattctaaCTCTTTTAAAATTCTCTTTCACAGAAAAGAACGTTGGTATGATTCGAGTGGCATCACGAAAAATCACACTATCGCAAGTCAGCAATCAGTCGCAATCAGTCAATCGCCTCCAGCAACCCCTCCAGCAGCCAAGTCCAGTAGATGTTGTGAGGTGCAAAACATTCAGACGACTGTTGTTCAATCCGTTGCTCATATGCAGCCGGTCATTACACATAATCCATGTCAAACGACTAAATTTCACATGCCTATTATTTCTAAACCAATTCCACAGCAGGAATTTGTTCGAAAACtggaattttcgaaaaaaattgaattttcaaaaagagtCGAATCTATCGGCCTCTACCATAAATGGAAGCTTCCAACTCTTCCGTGCAATTCCGTCATCTCCGAGCCAACACCTCAATCTATTCAACCGCCTGTGATCAATGAagtgaagcagcagcagcaaccagtTCAACAATTCCAGAACATTAGGACCTGGATTCCACGATCCAACTGTCTTGATTCACCCATGGATGAACATCTGCGCTCTCCAGAAGTTCCGCCGAATCCTCCTGGACCATTATTGCAACCGGTTCGGCAACAATCAGAATTCCAGAGCAGCGAGAGCTACAAAACTGACGTCAAGTCATCTGTAATTAATTGCAATCCAGCGCAACTACAATCAACAAAATCGCATGGGGCGACAAAGAAGATTCTTCCAGATCTGATAGCCATATCAAAAGTAGTTGCGGCCGCCCCTTCAGTACCTGCTGCTCCAACAGTTGACGAATGGCCGAATCATTTATTCATGAACTTCAAACCAATTTTAATGCTGACCAGATGCGAAAGAGGTACACCAAAAACATAAATTAATACTGTAATTAATACGTTGTTTGCAATTATGCtcggaaaaaaaacaggaattcGAGTTCAATGGACGATACCAAACATGGCGCAAAGCCAAGTTAGCCTAATTGAGTCTTACGTTCTGTAcgctcgaaaagaaaaaggactggTTCCATCTTCGGAATTTTCCTGGTTACGTGTGGCTGGGTTCTCGGCCCTACCTTTGCCGATGAGTTACATTTTCAGAGAGGTAACTACatagttttaaagttgaaacatttttcgaaCAATACAAATAATGTTTTGGGGTTAAAATTGTCAGTTAACTTCGGGCTATCGCTATTATTTTCGGGTTGGTGCCGTCCTCCGGTGGCGTCCGGATGCCAGAAGTCAAGAAATGCCGTTCAGTGAACCGGCTTCCATAATGATGTAACGTTGGATCCCAACAGGTGGCGAACTTTTCATCTTGTCGGCCCCTCCTTCCAACCACcaaaaaagcaacaaaaaatattcgagAATAATTTGTCACGATTTTTCGTTTCGAAAGAAATGATCCCATGCAATACTATGCACTAGCCGGAGGGCTAAAAGCTCCGTTGGTCGAGTGAAAGTGTCCTTGTTATGAaaatagttttgttttttctttgtctagGAAAGTAGTAGATGGATAGAAAGCGGATAGAGTCCGAGTGTTGAGATGGTTTGAAGTTGTTGGGGATGTTGGAGTCAAATCCCAGCAGCAGCGTTCGTCGAATATCTCTTTATTGTGCGTTATTCGTCGTGTTTTTGGTACTCGTTTTGATCAAC
This sequence is a window from Daphnia pulicaria isolate SC F1-1A chromosome 7, SC_F0-13Bv2, whole genome shotgun sequence. Protein-coding genes within it:
- the LOC124349457 gene encoding activating transcription factor 7-interacting protein 1-like isoform X2, producing the protein MVDIEPDILLFLLPRLSSAQKKHVTQGENNGTVYQSKTCKLRVGSPSETAQVTDVDQTNPTGLDFNPCWSSSNSLKFVHNPVPTVNTKRVPNIEIKSVTSAAPAAVDGSNGQTMSKLSSVVKRLSTEELEQMIQNQLGKVIDGHRYTNWLRKQVDETDVQMAKYKNRIEVLQKHVNDLSAVIQKHMQNSDESGSTPPMKITRNVGLQVRVKQKDSELCNESCQVELLSDDSEQFTTTEDLPELTMLQQQHSSQNSDGDKLCGSKKSDVVPKESDQKSIEIDLTLSDGDESPSNNGCVVTGYGTSLSTEEVASRHGSPDEPIVGDCKPDSILKKADDLSGFPGLPTPPSYFPPMDITSNGSMISSMKIFCPSSSKIIPSFKPTTMESESPTSGYPSGTWPSTANSSVGFIDANPPKSRPPPLISAFGSHSAGPSGVHPKSPTCGSHSNFERKRRLPCSITSVNASTIASVEQHNKLIKERWYDSSGITKNHTIASQQSVAISQSPPATPPAAKSSRCCEVQNIQTTVVQSVAHMQPVITHNPCQTTKFHMPIISKPIPQQEFVRKLEFSKKIEFSKRVESIGLYHKWKLPTLPCNSVISEPTPQSIQPPVINEVKQQQQPVQQFQNIRTWIPRSNCLDSPMDEHLRSPEVPPNPPGPLLQPVRQQSEFQSSESYKTDVKSSVINCNPAQLQSTKSHGATKKILPDLIAISKVVAAAPSVPAAPTVDEWPNHLFMNFKPILMLTRCERGIRVQWTIPNMAQSQVSLIESYVLYARKEKGLVPSSEFSWLRVAGFSALPLPMSYIFRELTSGYRYYFRVGAVLRWRPDARSQEMPFSEPASIMM
- the LOC124349457 gene encoding activating transcription factor 7-interacting protein 1-like isoform X1; amino-acid sequence: MVDIEPDILLFLLPRLSSAQKKHVTQGENNGTVYQSKTCKLRYLPAGSYRTCCSRRSSFRVNALAVAYAPMSSFRSCSPPLCFERVGSPSETAQVTDVDQTNPTGLDFNPCWSSSNSLKFVHNPVPTVNTKRVPNIEIKSVTSAAPAAVDGSNGQTMSKLSSVVKRLSTEELEQMIQNQLGKVIDGHRYTNWLRKQVDETDVQMAKYKNRIEVLQKHVNDLSAVIQKHMQNSDESGSTPPMKITRNVGLQVRVKQKDSELCNESCQVELLSDDSEQFTTTEDLPELTMLQQQHSSQNSDGDKLCGSKKSDVVPKESDQKSIEIDLTLSDGDESPSNNGCVVTGYGTSLSTEEVASRHGSPDEPIVGDCKPDSILKKADDLSGFPGLPTPPSYFPPMDITSNGSMISSMKIFCPSSSKIIPSFKPTTMESESPTSGYPSGTWPSTANSSVGFIDANPPKSRPPPLISAFGSHSAGPSGVHPKSPTCGSHSNFERKRRLPCSITSVNASTIASVEQHNKLIKERWYDSSGITKNHTIASQQSVAISQSPPATPPAAKSSRCCEVQNIQTTVVQSVAHMQPVITHNPCQTTKFHMPIISKPIPQQEFVRKLEFSKKIEFSKRVESIGLYHKWKLPTLPCNSVISEPTPQSIQPPVINEVKQQQQPVQQFQNIRTWIPRSNCLDSPMDEHLRSPEVPPNPPGPLLQPVRQQSEFQSSESYKTDVKSSVINCNPAQLQSTKSHGATKKILPDLIAISKVVAAAPSVPAAPTVDEWPNHLFMNFKPILMLTRCERGIRVQWTIPNMAQSQVSLIESYVLYARKEKGLVPSSEFSWLRVAGFSALPLPMSYIFRELTSGYRYYFRVGAVLRWRPDARSQEMPFSEPASIMM
- the LOC124349457 gene encoding activating transcription factor 7-interacting protein 1-like isoform X3, with protein sequence MSSFRSCSPPLCFERVGSPSETAQVTDVDQTNPTGLDFNPCWSSSNSLKFVHNPVPTVNTKRVPNIEIKSVTSAAPAAVDGSNGQTMSKLSSVVKRLSTEELEQMIQNQLGKVIDGHRYTNWLRKQVDETDVQMAKYKNRIEVLQKHVNDLSAVIQKHMQNSDESGSTPPMKITRNVGLQVRVKQKDSELCNESCQVELLSDDSEQFTTTEDLPELTMLQQQHSSQNSDGDKLCGSKKSDVVPKESDQKSIEIDLTLSDGDESPSNNGCVVTGYGTSLSTEEVASRHGSPDEPIVGDCKPDSILKKADDLSGFPGLPTPPSYFPPMDITSNGSMISSMKIFCPSSSKIIPSFKPTTMESESPTSGYPSGTWPSTANSSVGFIDANPPKSRPPPLISAFGSHSAGPSGVHPKSPTCGSHSNFERKRRLPCSITSVNASTIASVEQHNKLIKERWYDSSGITKNHTIASQQSVAISQSPPATPPAAKSSRCCEVQNIQTTVVQSVAHMQPVITHNPCQTTKFHMPIISKPIPQQEFVRKLEFSKKIEFSKRVESIGLYHKWKLPTLPCNSVISEPTPQSIQPPVINEVKQQQQPVQQFQNIRTWIPRSNCLDSPMDEHLRSPEVPPNPPGPLLQPVRQQSEFQSSESYKTDVKSSVINCNPAQLQSTKSHGATKKILPDLIAISKVVAAAPSVPAAPTVDEWPNHLFMNFKPILMLTRCERGIRVQWTIPNMAQSQVSLIESYVLYARKEKGLVPSSEFSWLRVAGFSALPLPMSYIFRELTSGYRYYFRVGAVLRWRPDARSQEMPFSEPASIMM